AagagaaacaaaaaatattactacTGTGTAAACAAAAAGTTTGAGAGTAAGCATTACACAATCTCcaagattattttttttggaaaaaagagAATAGATTCTCTATTTTTATACCATATATCctataatataaaatagaatTTGAAATGATATTTATTATTCTAATATTAAAAGAATTTTTATTCTAATATTAGAATAATTTTTCTCGAAAAAATCATTCATTTTTTTAGGACAAGATGAAAGATCTCATCGAAAACTTACAGCAGCTTGCCAAACAAAGGCTAAGAGAAAAAAGAGTAGAGGTATGACTGGCATAAAATCTACAATTGGACTCAAAAAAGCGTAGGCCTCCGGTAATTTGGCAAAGAAAAAACTACTCGAATAAAGGGCCGAATTAAGACAGATCAAACTAAAGATATTAAGCATAAcagacatttttttttattgcattttggttgagttattgatataaaaaaaaaatgaagaaaaaaatcgTTCTTTTTTTTAACTTACTCACTCAATCAAAAAACCTTCTATTCTCAATGGAGAATAGAAGAAATTTTACTTTCATACAATATCTTAATGGAATTCTGtgtaatgatcaataaattcATTTGAATTCTATATCTACACGTGTCAAAATTCTAACAACAGAATCAAGttgattttttgtgttttgataGTTAGGCTGGAATTGACGAACAATCAATAACAATATTAGGGTTTATTAATGTTGAATAGAAATCGAATTGGGGCGTGGCCAAGTGGTAAGGCATCGGGTTTTGGTCCCGCTATTCGGAGGTTCGAATCCTTCCGTCCCAGAATATATGTAATTTAAGATTGTATTTTTCTGTTTATAAGGTTTAAAATAGAATTGTATTCTTTCTACTAACTACTAATGATTTTAACGAAAATGAatcttatctttttttttttcacatttcatcaaatttgaattccaaaaaaaaGTATTCCTTTAATCAGATATACATCCTCTAtaaatattcatatataatatagacatatataatatagaaaTAGAAGTTACGAagttaatttagttttttttgcttCATCCTGGAAACGAACTTGGATTTTTCCAATCTAATACCAATCTAATATATTATTCAATTTCGAtttcttttattgattatttttattatattaaactcAAAAAGAAAGATAGATTTTGATTGCTTAGCGATgtcatctttatttttattgtattgtaaattgtaaaaaaaattaacattccaTTACTAAATAAACATTCCATTACTAAATAAACATTCCATtactaaataatataataacttaAGATATAttccatataatatatatgtattgaCTGTCCTGACTGAACCAATGACTATTCATGATTCCATAATTGAATCAACCGCATACCGGTTCCAAATTTGAGGAATGTTATGGTGAAACTTCGTTTGAAACGATGTGGTAGAAAGCAACGTGCGACTTGAAGGACATGATCTGGTGTGGATTCTTATATCCATCATTCTATTCTATAAGAAAGGATGCTCTTGACTCGACATCCTTTGCTCTGTTCCACTCGAAGCGGCATTGCATTTTTTGTTCGGATGTAATGGAACTAGTACATGATGGAGCTCGAGTAGTAAAGTATTGAGTTATTTCTCAAGGGAAAAGAGAAGGGTCTAGGGTTAGTGTTAATCAATAAGTTTTAACAACTTCGTAAGGATATCTTTGACAGAGAAATCGAaaggattaaaataaaaaaaagtttcaaatcCTAAAAGAAAATCTTTTGTTGGAATTGATAAGACCTTATTCGATATATATCGTGGGGAATCCGCCGTTcgtatgatttgattttttgatagaAAGAAATAACAAAAAGGCATGTTGCTGCCATTTTTGAAAGGATTAAAAATCTACGAAGTAATGTCTAAACCCAatgattcaaaaaaaaagataaagatTTCCGGAACAAGAAAATACCCTTTCTAATTGTTAATTGTCGCAATAATTGGATTTGGATCAGAATACCGAAttcaaatggattctaaatgagACAAAAGGGTATTTGAGACTGCtcaataaatgataaatgaaatgcCAAAGGATTTTCTTTTGAGCTATTTAAGAGTTATTCAACTTGAGTTATGAGTATACAAATgattttttaggaaataaagaaatgaCAAGGATTAAATTCGTAGTTTAATTCATTTCAGTATTTTAgggatttatttaattatttatataccTAAACCTTGAATCATTTTTCTCGAGCCGTACGAGGAGAAAACCTCCTATACGTTTCCAGGGGGGGTATTGTTGATCTAATCTATCCCAATGAGCCGTCTATCGAATTGTTGCAATTGATGTTCGGTCCCGAAGAGAGGGAAGAGATTTGCAGAAAGTGGGTTTTTATGATCCGATcaaaaatcaaacttatttaAATGTTCCTGCTATTCTAGATTTTCTTGAAAAAGGTGCTCAACCTACAGAGACTGTCTATGATATTTTCAAGAGGGCGGAGGTTTTTAAGGAATTTCGCCTTAATCAAACAAAGTTCACTTAATGAACTAAAAAACAAAGATAATGTGGTGGTAGTTTGGTAGAATTTTTTTATTCCTTATTCTCGTCctgtctatttttttttttttatgtagtgCCAATCCAACACaaaaattttcttatatatttccCTTTTGTTTGTACTTCGCTTTTAAAATACGATATATACAATATCATAtttctataattttaatattaataatactataaataataataataaaattattctatTAACTAATAACTAACGAAAATCTctctatatattttatatattaattacgttaataatattaattacgttaataataattattatcttaaaaatatatatatatttagtaaaataaaatatattattctattttctatttatatatatttctccttctaaaaataaattaaaaagaaagttGTATTTCGAATTTCATTtgcatttttttctttctacgttgtacttaaaattgtaattaaatttttttaatattcatattgaCAAGAGTATATTgaacaaatataattcaattttgaagtcaaaataaataatgaaataaaaaaaatgaaatggttTCTTTCTGTCTTCCGCCCAATAAATAGGTTGAATTTTTTGCGATATATAATTTGTATCCAAAAAAGGagaatatttgttttaaaaatgtattttctctaaaaattttttgtattgTCATCGGATCTGGTTGGTTTTAAGTTCTGACTCAATTAGCAacttttgttttgatttcttgCTAATTCAAAGTTTTGATtccaattcattttatttttatctcgattgtATCTACATAACATATCTCTTTTTCGGGTTGCTAACTCAATGGTAGAGTACTCGGCTTTTAAGTGCGGCTACAATCTTTTACATATTCGGATGAAGCAAGGAATTCGTCTACATCATCGGTAGAGTTTAGTTTATAAGACCACGACTGATCCTGAACGGAAATGAATGGAAAAAAGAGCATGTCGtatcaatataaaatataaaaaatataaaattcggAGAATATTTCATTCTTACCAAATTGGTACAAAATTCTATTTGAATTTTTGGAAGGGAACGAAAGGACTTCAAAGCAAAGTTGGGTCGATTGAATAAATGGATCGAGCCCTAGGGTTCAAATTCTGAGGAAAGAAAGAACAACGAGCTTATCTTCATAATTTGAATGATTTCCCGATCTAATTAGacgttaaaaaaaattagtgccTGATGCGGGAAAGGATTCTCCCACGAGTGGatcctttgtttttttatagtgAATCCTAACTATTCGATTATCCATTCTCCATTAAAGAGATGGAAATGAATGTGTAGAAGAAAGAGTATATTGATAAAATACTTTAATTCCAAAATCAAAAGAGCGATTGGGTTGAAAAAATAAAGGATTTCTAACCATCTTTTatcttataaaaaaaagaaaaaaaccaaTTAGATGGAAAAAGGTAGAAAAGTCCGCGGATGCATTTAGCCGTTTCCGGGGTATCCATTTTTTCGTAATAAAATGCCTTGTTTTGACTGTATCGCACTATGTATCATTTGATAATCCAAGAAACCCtctatttttacttttgttttcgGTCTAAATTGAAATGGAAAAATTACAAGGACATAGAGAACTAGATAGGTCTTGGCAACATAACTTTTTCTATCCACTTATCTTTCAggaatatatttatgtatttgcATATGATCATGCTTTAAATAAATTGATTTTGTTGGAAAATGCGATCGACAAGAAATACAGTTTACTAATTGTAAAACGTTTAATTACTCGAATGTATCAACAGAATCATTTTATTCTTTCTGTTAATGATTCGAACCAAAATGAAATTTTTGGGCACAAACACAAAAAGAATTTGTATTCCCAAATGATAACATAAGGTTTTGCAGTCATTGTGGAAATTCCATTTTCCCTACTATTAATATGGTCCCTAGAAGGAAAAGAAATAGTAGAATCTAAAAATTTGAGATCAATTCATTCAATATTTCCTTTTTTAGAGGACAAATTCTTACATTTAAATTATGTGTTAGATATATTAATACCTTACCCTGCCCATCTAGAAATCTTGGTTCAAACTCTTCGCTATTGGTTGAAAGATGCCTCTTCCTTGCATTTATTACGATACTTTCTTTACGAGTATCGTAATTGGAATAGTCTTATTCGGCCAAAAGAATCCATTTCCCCTTTTTCAAAAAGGAATCGAAGATTATTTTTGTTCCTATATAATCTTGTTGTATATGAATACGAATCCCTTTTTGTTATTCTACGCAAGCAATCCTCTTATTTACGATCAACGTCTTTTGGAGCCCTTCTTGAACGAATCCATTTTTACGGAAAGCTAAAATATCTAGTAAAAGTCAAAGTTAAGGTTTTTGGGGTTATCCTATGGCTTTTCAAAGAACCTTTTCTGCATTATGTTCGGTATCAAGGAAAATGCCTTCTGTCTTCAAAAGGGACATCCTTTCTGATGTATAAATGGAAATATTACTTTATTGCTTTCTGGCAATGTCATTTTTCTGTGTGGTCTCAACCAAGAAGAATCTATAtcaatcaattatcaaactaTTCCctcgactttatgggttttattTCAAATGTGGGACtcaattcttcagtaatacggAGTCAAATGTTAGAAAATTCATTTATAGTAGATAATATTATTAAGAAGTTTGATACCATAGTTCCAATTATTCCTCTGGTTGGCTCGTTGGCTAAAGCAAAATTTTGTAATGGATTAGGTCATCCCATTAGTAAGTCGGTCTGGACCGATTTATCCGATGCTGATATTATTGACCGATTTGGACGTATATGCCGAAATCTTTCTCATTATTATAGTGGCTCTTCAAGAAGGAATATAATGAAATAGAGCCACTTTGAGGTTCCCTATGAAATGAGGCATGGAAGGGAGCCACTACGAAGAAGTTACGGGAGTTACGAAAGAAGTTTCGAGCTCGTATTGGTCATGGGTTGAGAACGGGAATTGAACTGTATGAGATCGAGTCTCCCGTTGTTCCTCAGTAGCTCAGTGGTAGAGCGGTCGGCTGTTAACCGATTGGTCGTAGGTTCGAATCCTACTTGGGGAGATtggattcattcttcattctttaattcagAACGAAGGGGCTCGCTTTGACCGTTAAGAGTAAGTGTGTGACCCCTTCCCTGTCTTTTTTTCTATCTCGTCGTATCACATTCTCATTCTGTTCGGCGCTATTTGAAAATCTCCGTCAATACCTCGGTGTAGGTCCGGGAGAATCTTTTGTTCCATAGTCCTGGGGCTATTTACAACTAGCCAATTAAGAATTCTCGGATGTACTAGCAGTGCATCAAAGATGCAGTCATTGATTCTCCCGAGAGGCTACAATTACCGCGAGCAAACATAAAACATATTAATGACATGATGAGGAACGCATTTTtgctataaacaaaaaaaatatgctgGTGGTCTGGGCATACTATATGTAAGTATAAGTCCATTCACGATAAcacgtaataaaaaaaaagtaaggccCATTCCACTTCGACAAAAGACCCACACCCAAGTTCCATAGCTTTGGGTTCTCTATCCcgatcatgattttcctactcCCAAAGGGGAAAGGTCCTTCCCTTTGGGGTCGGTTGTGGGCGAGGAGGGATTCGAACCCCCGACACCGTGGTTCGTAGCCACGTGCTCTAATCCTCTGAGCTACAGGCCCCACCCCGCCTCCACTGGATCTGTTTCCGGGGGTATCCTCAAAAAAAGGAACCTTTCCTCTCCCCAGCCATTTCGGGTTACGAAGGTGTGAAAGCGCGTTTCTCTCTACTCTATAAGAATAAGAACGGTGCATTCCGAGGTGTGAAGTGGGAGAGAAGGAATGTCATAATTGGGTTTTTGAATAAGACGACCTTTTCATTCTTATTACTTTTTCATATTGAAAAAGTAATAAGAATGAGAGGTGTTAAGCTTTTTATCATCCTGGCGTCGAGCTATTTTTCCGCAGGACCTCCCCTACAGTATCGTCACCGCAGTAGAGTTTAACCACCAAGTTCGGGATGGATTGGTGTGGTTCCTCTACGCCTAGGACACCAGAATATCGAACCACGAACTAAGAAAGGCATGAGAGAAAGGCATATTAGCTAGTGATTGTGAGGCCCCAATTCTTAACTGGAGGGGACACCAAAGGCCTCCGCCCTTCCATCTCTTGGTATAGATATAGATAGGGAGGGAGGGCAGGGCTTTTGGTTTTTTCATGTTGTCAAAGAGTTGAACAATGATTTTTTCGTGTTGTCAaagaattgaacaatgaaaatggatggcgAGTGCCCGATCCAATTGATCGGGCCATGTAGGAACAAGGTTCAAGTCTATCGGTCTGTTAGGATGCCTCAGCTGCATACATCACTGCACTTCCACTTGACACCTATCGTAATGATAAACGGCTCGTCTCGCCGTGACCTTCTCTTGAATTCTCAAAACTTCTGTCACTCCATCCCCGCAGGGGCAGAGAACCCGTCGCTGCCTCGGCTGTGCTATTGGCGGCTCTGGGGAAGTCGGAATAGGAGAGCACTCATCTTGGGGTGGGCTTACTACTTAGATGCTTTCAGCAGTTATCCGCTCCGCACTTGGCTACCCAGCGTTTACCGTGGGCACGATAACTGGTACACCAGAGGTGCGTCCTTCCCGGTCCTCTCGTACTAGGGAAAGGTCCTCTCAATGCTCTAACGCCCACACCGGATATGGACCGAACTGTCTCACGACGTTCTGAACCCAGCTCACGTACCGCTTTAATGGGCGAACAGCCCAACCCTTGGAACATACTACAGCCCCAGGTGgcgaagagccgacatcgaggTGCCAAACCTTCCCGTCGATGTGAACTCTTGGGGAAGATCAGCCTGTTATCCCTAGAGTAACTTTTATCCGTTGAGCGACGGCCCTTCCACTCGGCACCGTCGGATCACTAAGGCCGACTTTCGTCCCTGCTCGACGGGTGGGTCTTGCAGTCAAGCTCCCTTCTGCCTTTGCACTCGAGGGCCAATCTCCGTCCGGCCCGAGGAAACCTTTGCACGCCTCCGTTACCTTTTGGGAGGCCTACGCCCCATAGAAACTGTCTACCTGAGACTGTCCCTTGGCCCGTAGGTCCTGACACAAGGTTAGAATTCTAGCTCTTCCAGAGTGGTATCTCACTGATGGCTCGGGCCCCCCCGGAAGGGGGCCTTCTTCGCCTTCCACCTAAGCTGCGCAGGAAAAGCCCAAAGCCAATCCCAGGGAACAGTAAAGCTTCATAGGGTCTTTCTGTCCAGGTGCAGGTAGTCCGCATCTTCACAGACATGTCTATTTCACCGAGCCTCTCTCCGAGACAGTGCCCAGATCGTTACGCCTTTCGTGCGGGTCGGAACTTACCCGACAAGGAATTTCGCTACCTTAGGACCGTTATAGTTACGGCCGCCGTTCACCGGGGCTTCGGTCGCCGGCTCCCCTGTCATCAGGTCACCAACTTCCTTGACCTTCCGGCACTGGGCAGGCGTCAGCCCCCATACATGGTCTTACGACTTTGCGGAGACCTGTGTTTTTGGTAAACAGTCGCCCGGGCCTGGTCACTTCGACCCCCTTTGTGAGGGGGCACCCCTTCTCCCGAAGTTACGGGGCTATTTTGCCGAGTTCCTTAGAGAGAGTTGTCTCGCGCCCCTAGGTATTCTCTACCTACCTACCTGTGTCGGTTTCGGGTACAGGTACCCTTTTGTTGAAGGTCGTTCGAGCTTTTCCTGGGAGTATGGCATGGGTTACTTCAGCGCCGTAGCGCCTGGTACTCGAACATTGGCTCGAGGCATTTTCTCTACCCCTTCTTACCCTGAAAAACAGGGTCACCTTTCGTCCTTGAACCGATAACCATCTTTCGGCTAACCTAGCCTCCTCCGTCCCTCGGGACCAACAAGGGGTAGTACAGGAATATTCACCTGTTGTCCATCGACTACGCCTTTCGGCCTGATCTTAGGCCCTGACTCACCCTCCGTGGACGAACCTTGCGGAGGAACCCTTAGGTTTTCGGGGCATTGGATTCTCACCAATGTTTGCGTTACTCAAGCCGACATTCTCGCTTCCGCTTCGTCTGGCATGGCTCGCGCCGATGCTTCCCCCTAACACGGAACGCTCCCCTACCGATGTTTTTTTACATCCCACAGCTTCGGCAGATCGCTTAGCCCCGTTCATCTTCGGCGCAAGAGCGCTCGATCAGTGAGCTATTACGCACTCTTTCAAGGGTGGCTGCTTCTAGGCAAACCTCCTGGCTGTCTCTGCACCCCTACCTCCTTTATCACTGAGCGGTCATTTAGGGGCCTTAGCTGGTGATCCGGGCTGTTTCCCTCTCGACGATGAAGCTTATCCCCCATCGTCTCACTGGCCGACCTTGACCCCTGTTATTTGGAGGTCATATCTAGTATTCAGAGTTTGCCTCGATTTGGTACCGCTCTCGCGGCCCGCACCGAAACAGTGCTTTACCCCTAGATGTCCAGTCAACTGCTGCGCCTCAACGCATTTCGGGGAGAACCAGCTAGCTCTGGGTTCGAGTGGCATTTCACCCCTAACCACAACTCATCCGCTGATTCTTCAACATCAGTCGGTTCGGACCTCCACTTAGTTTCACCCAAGCTTCATCCTGGTCATGGATAGATCACCCAGGTTCGGGTCCATAAGCAGTGACAATTGTCCTATGAAGACTCGCTTTCGCTACGGCTCCGGTGGGTTCCCTTAACCAAGCCACTGCCTATGAGTCGCCGGCTCATTCTTCAACAGGCACGCGGTCAGAGCCTGTCTCCTCCCACTGCTTGAGAGCTTACGGTTTCATGTTCTATTTCACTCCCCGATGGGGGTTCTTTTCACCCTTCCCTCACGGTACTACTTCGCTATCGGTCACCCAGGAGTATTTAGCCTTGCAAGGTGGTCCTTGCTGATTCACACGGGATTCCACGTGCCCCATGCTACTCGGGTCAGAGCGTAAGCTAGTGATGCTTTCGGCTACTGGACTTTCACCATCTAGGGTACCGCACTCCACAGATTCGCCTAGCAGCACGACGCTTGTATTGCTCTCCCACAACCCCGTTTTCACGGTTTAGGCTGCTCCCATTTCGCTCGCCGCTACTACGGGAATCGCTTTTGCTTTCTTTTCCTCTGGCTACTAAGATGTTTCAGTTCGCCAGGTTGTCTCTTGCCTGCCCATGGATTCAGCAGAAGTTCGAAAGGTTGCCCTATTCGGGAATCTCCGGATCTCGGCTTATTTTCAACTCCCCGAAGCATTTCGTCGATTAATACGCCCTTCCTCGTCTCTGGGTGCCTAGGTATCCACCGTAAGCCTTTCCTCGTTTGAACCTCGCCCTTAACTTTAAGGTTATGCCATCTAAGGTGCTGCTAAATGTAAATGGAAGGATCTTATCAACGTCCATGAATGATAAATCATAGATCGAACGGCCGAATCGGAAAAATTGGGTGCTATCATATAGCTTTGTATCGGCTAAGTTCACGAGTTGGAGATAAGCGGACTCGAACCGCTGACATCCGCCACAGGGTAAACCACCGTCTCTCAGGCCCCCGACTGACTGATTCTACCATAGAGGCCAACGATAGACAATAACTCCCCCCCGAACACAGCTTACAACTTTCATCGTACTGTGCTCTCCAAAGAGCAACTCTTCTCAAAATCTCAAAAAAAGGTGATAAGTTGGAATCCAATTCGAATTAAGGATTCTTGTGGTTCCGGAGGATCCAGCTACAGGAGAACCAGGAACAGAGAGCTTTCCCCCCTTTTCCGACCGATTCCTTAGTCTTAAGAATGctggttttaaggttttaagaATGAGTGATTGCCCTTCTCCGACCCTTACTGCCCAACCTGGGAGCGGACAGCTAATGCGTTCCACGTATTGAATTGAACAGGGTTCTATGGTCGGCCCGTGACCCCTGGATGCCGAAGGCGTCCTTGGGGTGATCTCGTAGTTCCTACGGGGTGGAGACGATGGGGTCGGTCCATGGATTTTCCTTCCTTTTGCCGCATTTTGCTCAAAGGGTTGAAGGGAGATAGTGCATCAAGCTGTTCGCAAGGGACAACTTGATCCTCTTCCCCAGGATCCAAGATTAGGGAACCCTAGGAGAGCCGCCGACTCCAACTACTGTCCATGTATGATCCATACTAGATCTGACCAACTGCCCATCCTACCTCCTCTACGTTCTTGACAGCCCATCTTTGTTTTGTCTCAGTAGAGTCTTTCAGTGGCATGTTTCGGTCCTCTTCCCCATTACTTAGAAAAAGTGAGCCACCGGTT
The Amaranthus tricolor cultivar Red isolate AtriRed21 chromosome 11, ASM2621246v1, whole genome shotgun sequence DNA segment above includes these coding regions:
- the LOC130826990 gene encoding 30S ribosomal protein S16, chloroplastic is translated as MVKLRLKRCGRKQRAVYRIVAIDVRSRREGRDLQKVGFYDPIKNQTYLNVPAILDFLEKGAQPTETVYDIFKRAEVFKEFRLNQTKFT